Proteins from one Vanessa atalanta chromosome 15, ilVanAtal1.2, whole genome shotgun sequence genomic window:
- the LOC125069559 gene encoding longitudinals lacking protein, isoforms A/B/D/L-like, giving the protein MNNFECNVSIISCEEAFARLGGLSWEQWSARLALPLVAGMRVGAAALPAAGEPSFTCPDCGRVYKLKSSLRNHQKWECGKEPQFQCPYCVYRAKQKMHIARHMERMHREVHVKHEQYIKQDNVNACT; this is encoded by the exons atgaataatttcgaATGCAATGTTTCCATCATATCAT GCGAGGAGGCGTTCGCGCGGCTGGGCGGGCTGTCGTGGGAGCAGTGGTCGGCGCGGCTGGCGCTGCCGCTGGTGGCCGGCATGCGCGTGGGCGCGGCCGCGCTGCCGGCGGCGGGCGAGCCCAGCTTCACGTGCCCCGACTGCGGCCGCGTCTACAAGCTCAAGTCGTCGCTGCGCAACCACCAGAAGTGGGAGTGCGGCAAGGAGCCGCAGTTCCAGTGCCCCTACTGCGTGTACCGCGCCAAGCAGAAGATGCACATCGCGCGCCACATGGAGCGGATGCACCGCGAGGTGCACGTCAAGCACGAGCAGTACATCAAGCAGGACAACGTGAACGCCTGCACGTAG